In the Oryzias latipes chromosome 9, ASM223467v1 genome, one interval contains:
- the ddx31 gene encoding probable ATP-dependent RNA helicase DDX31 isoform X1: MMSPADEQLSLNLCTDVSSPRPPSSRRKHLTTQQRWASKKRGDKKSFTSSEDQTRFSFKQRKQKLPSTEEGAAAPSADFQKKPKAEKKRKFSSVEHKSQDFAPAEEEKEGAVSSEDLQAPPRKVREKSPQKKERKIEGKKKEKDGGKEAGHGSFKTSSLFKHNPDIPDIHRAAVCQLKEKIFTSDSFSELDLHPHLVATLNKVLNVSTLTSVQKQTIPVLQSGRDALVRSQTGSGKTLSYAVPLVQSLQSIQPKVSRSDGPLALVIVPTRELAVQTFQIFQKLLKPFTWIVPGVLMGGEKRKAEKARIRKGINILVSTPGRLVDHIKHTLSIAFSAVRWLVLDEADRTLDLGFDKDLTVILNSLNSTGPARQNVLLSATLTLGVSRLADVCLKDPVSIQVSGPSSSSDHTGSSHVTSDTEAANTSESFAVPEALRQFAVVVPSKIRLVCLAAFVLDKCKDNKVIVFVSSCEAVEFLHSLFTSVLTRPAAYPRLSFQRLHGNMKQEERSEVFQLFSASQSGVLLCTDVAARGLDLPLVTWIVQYTPPSSAAEYVHRVGRTARIGGRGSSLLFLTPAETAFISELANHNISLSEMKLQEILSCLMLDDTYRGRGKYYSKTSSKALEQEVRERATVLQTEFENFVHSDAQSLQAAKKALQSYLRAYTTYPAHLKHIFHIRFLHLGHAAKSFGLRDAPGGLSSALGSKGPGTKGKNKNVARKQGKSPVPNRVQKQITGKKRFFSGQREAGMLRSEFSNGLEGGDSSKKRKKKRKKEELSGSQEEE, encoded by the exons ATGATGTCACCTGCAGACGAGCAGCTGTCTCTGAACCTCTGCACAGATGTTTCTTCACCGCGTCCACCTTCCAGCAGGAGGAAACATCTGACCACTCAGCAGAGATGGGCATCA AAAAAGAGAGGAGACAAGAAGAGCTTCACATCCTCAGAGGATCAGACCAGGTTCTCCTTCAAACAGAGGAAACAGAAGCTGCCTTCCACAGAGGAGGGAGCAGCTGCACCTTCTGCAGACTTCCAG AAGAAACCgaaagcagagaagaagaggaagttCAGCTCCGTCGAACACAAGAGTCAAGACTTTGCTCctgcagaggaagagaaggaagGAGCTGTTTCATCTGAAGACCTTCAG GCTCCGCCCCGAAAAGTGAGAGAAAAGTCACcacaaaaaaaggagaggaaaatCGAAGGAAAGAAGAAAGAGAAGGATGGAGGGAAGGAAGCAGGACATGGCTCCTTCAAGACCTCCTCTCTGTTCAAACACAACCCAGACATCCCGGACATCCACAG AGCAGCGGTTTGCCAATTAAAAGAGAAGATCTTCACTTCAGACTCATTTTCAGAGCTTGACCTGCATCCACACCTG GTGGCAACACTGAACAAAGTCCTGAATGTTTCCACTCTGACCAG TGTTCAGAAACAGACCATCCCTGTTCTGCAGTCCGGGCGAGATGCTTTGGTCCGATCTCAAACAGGATCAG GCAAGACTCTGTCGTATGCCGTCCCGCTGGTTCAGAGTCTGCAGTCCATCCAGCCCAAGGTCAGCAGGTCCGATGGTCCTCTGGCTCTGGTCATTGTCCCCACCAGAGAG CTCGCAGTGCAGACCTTCCAGATATTCCAGAAACTTCTGAAG CCATTTACCTGGATTGTCCCAGGGGTGCTGATGGGAGGAGAGAAGAGGAAAGCAGAGAAGGCCAG GATTCGTAAAGGGATCAACATCTTGGTCTCCACTCCTGGCCGTCTGGTGGATCATATCAAACACACCCTGAGCATCGCCTTCAGCGCCGTCCGCTGGCTGGTTCTGGATGAGGCTGACAG GACTTTGGACCTGGGCTTCGACAAAGACCTCACGGTCATATTGAACAGCCTGAACTCGACCGGACCGGCCCGACAGAACGTCTTGCTCTCTGCGACGCTGACACTCG GAGTGAGCCGGTTGGCTGATGTCTGTTTAAAGGACCCCGTCAGCATCCAGGTTTCtggcccctcctcctcctctgaccACACTGGCTCCTCCCATGTGACCTCTGACACTGAAGCCGCCAACACTTCAGAGAGCTTTGCAGTGCCAGAGGCTCTGAGGCAGTTTGCGGTGGTGGTTCCCAGTAAGATCCGGCTGGTGTGCCTCGCCGCGTTTGTTCTGGACAAATGCAAG GACAACAAAGTCATCGTGTTTGTCTCCAGCTGCGAGGCCGTTGAGTTCCTACACTCTCTGTTCACCTCCGTCCTCACCCGTCCAGCGGCCTATCCCCGGCTCAGTTTTCAGCGTCTCCATGGTAACATGAAGCAGGAG GAGCGGTCAGAGGTCTTCCAGCTGTTCTCAGCGTCTCAGTCTGGAGTTCTGCTATGCACG gATGTCGCAGCGAGAGGTCTAGACCTCCCTCTGGTCACCTGGATAGTTCAG TACACTCCTCCATCGTCTGCAGCAGAGTACGTTCATCGCGTCGGCCGCACAGCTCGgataggaggaagaggaagcagcctcctcttcctcacacctGCTGAGACGGCCTTCATCAGTGAGCTGGCAAATCACAACATCAG CCTATCAGagatgaagctgcaggagatTCTTTCCTGTCTGATGCTAGACGATACCTATAGGGGGCGGGGCAAATACTACAGCAAG ACTTCATCCAAAGCTCTGGAACAGGAGGTCCGTGAACGTGCCACCGTCCTCCAGACCGAGTTTGAGAACTTTGTTCACTCTGATGCTCAGTCTCTGCAGGCTGCAAAGAAAG CACTGCAGTCTTACCTGCGGGCCTACACCACCTACCCCGCTCACCTGAAGCACATCTTTCACATCCGCTTCCTGCACCTGGGACACGCTGCCAAGAGCTTCGGACTGAGAGACGCCCCAGGGGGGCTGAGCTCTGCCCTCGGCTCTAAGGGCCCCGGAACCAAAGGAAAGAACAAGAATGTGGCGAGGAAGCAGGGAAAGAGTCCGGTCCCAAACAGAGTCCAGAAGCAGATCACTGGAAAGAAAAG gtttttttctggTCAGAGGGAAGCAGGGATGCTGCGCTCAGAGTTTTCAAATGGGCTGGAGGGAGGAGACTCctcaaagaaaaggaagaagaagaggaaaaaggaggagtTAAGCGGGTCTCAAGAGGAGGAGTGA
- the ddx31 gene encoding probable ATP-dependent RNA helicase DDX31 isoform X2, whose translation MMSPADEQLSLNLCTDVSSPRPPSSRRKHLTTQQRWASKKRGDKKSFTSSEDQTRFSFKQRKQKLPSTEEGAAAPSADFQKPKAEKKRKFSSVEHKSQDFAPAEEEKEGAVSSEDLQAPPRKVREKSPQKKERKIEGKKKEKDGGKEAGHGSFKTSSLFKHNPDIPDIHRAAVCQLKEKIFTSDSFSELDLHPHLVATLNKVLNVSTLTSVQKQTIPVLQSGRDALVRSQTGSGKTLSYAVPLVQSLQSIQPKVSRSDGPLALVIVPTRELAVQTFQIFQKLLKPFTWIVPGVLMGGEKRKAEKARIRKGINILVSTPGRLVDHIKHTLSIAFSAVRWLVLDEADRTLDLGFDKDLTVILNSLNSTGPARQNVLLSATLTLGVSRLADVCLKDPVSIQVSGPSSSSDHTGSSHVTSDTEAANTSESFAVPEALRQFAVVVPSKIRLVCLAAFVLDKCKDNKVIVFVSSCEAVEFLHSLFTSVLTRPAAYPRLSFQRLHGNMKQEERSEVFQLFSASQSGVLLCTDVAARGLDLPLVTWIVQYTPPSSAAEYVHRVGRTARIGGRGSSLLFLTPAETAFISELANHNISLSEMKLQEILSCLMLDDTYRGRGKYYSKTSSKALEQEVRERATVLQTEFENFVHSDAQSLQAAKKALQSYLRAYTTYPAHLKHIFHIRFLHLGHAAKSFGLRDAPGGLSSALGSKGPGTKGKNKNVARKQGKSPVPNRVQKQITGKKRFFSGQREAGMLRSEFSNGLEGGDSSKKRKKKRKKEELSGSQEEE comes from the exons ATGATGTCACCTGCAGACGAGCAGCTGTCTCTGAACCTCTGCACAGATGTTTCTTCACCGCGTCCACCTTCCAGCAGGAGGAAACATCTGACCACTCAGCAGAGATGGGCATCA AAAAAGAGAGGAGACAAGAAGAGCTTCACATCCTCAGAGGATCAGACCAGGTTCTCCTTCAAACAGAGGAAACAGAAGCTGCCTTCCACAGAGGAGGGAGCAGCTGCACCTTCTGCAGACTTCCAG AAACCgaaagcagagaagaagaggaagttCAGCTCCGTCGAACACAAGAGTCAAGACTTTGCTCctgcagaggaagagaaggaagGAGCTGTTTCATCTGAAGACCTTCAG GCTCCGCCCCGAAAAGTGAGAGAAAAGTCACcacaaaaaaaggagaggaaaatCGAAGGAAAGAAGAAAGAGAAGGATGGAGGGAAGGAAGCAGGACATGGCTCCTTCAAGACCTCCTCTCTGTTCAAACACAACCCAGACATCCCGGACATCCACAG AGCAGCGGTTTGCCAATTAAAAGAGAAGATCTTCACTTCAGACTCATTTTCAGAGCTTGACCTGCATCCACACCTG GTGGCAACACTGAACAAAGTCCTGAATGTTTCCACTCTGACCAG TGTTCAGAAACAGACCATCCCTGTTCTGCAGTCCGGGCGAGATGCTTTGGTCCGATCTCAAACAGGATCAG GCAAGACTCTGTCGTATGCCGTCCCGCTGGTTCAGAGTCTGCAGTCCATCCAGCCCAAGGTCAGCAGGTCCGATGGTCCTCTGGCTCTGGTCATTGTCCCCACCAGAGAG CTCGCAGTGCAGACCTTCCAGATATTCCAGAAACTTCTGAAG CCATTTACCTGGATTGTCCCAGGGGTGCTGATGGGAGGAGAGAAGAGGAAAGCAGAGAAGGCCAG GATTCGTAAAGGGATCAACATCTTGGTCTCCACTCCTGGCCGTCTGGTGGATCATATCAAACACACCCTGAGCATCGCCTTCAGCGCCGTCCGCTGGCTGGTTCTGGATGAGGCTGACAG GACTTTGGACCTGGGCTTCGACAAAGACCTCACGGTCATATTGAACAGCCTGAACTCGACCGGACCGGCCCGACAGAACGTCTTGCTCTCTGCGACGCTGACACTCG GAGTGAGCCGGTTGGCTGATGTCTGTTTAAAGGACCCCGTCAGCATCCAGGTTTCtggcccctcctcctcctctgaccACACTGGCTCCTCCCATGTGACCTCTGACACTGAAGCCGCCAACACTTCAGAGAGCTTTGCAGTGCCAGAGGCTCTGAGGCAGTTTGCGGTGGTGGTTCCCAGTAAGATCCGGCTGGTGTGCCTCGCCGCGTTTGTTCTGGACAAATGCAAG GACAACAAAGTCATCGTGTTTGTCTCCAGCTGCGAGGCCGTTGAGTTCCTACACTCTCTGTTCACCTCCGTCCTCACCCGTCCAGCGGCCTATCCCCGGCTCAGTTTTCAGCGTCTCCATGGTAACATGAAGCAGGAG GAGCGGTCAGAGGTCTTCCAGCTGTTCTCAGCGTCTCAGTCTGGAGTTCTGCTATGCACG gATGTCGCAGCGAGAGGTCTAGACCTCCCTCTGGTCACCTGGATAGTTCAG TACACTCCTCCATCGTCTGCAGCAGAGTACGTTCATCGCGTCGGCCGCACAGCTCGgataggaggaagaggaagcagcctcctcttcctcacacctGCTGAGACGGCCTTCATCAGTGAGCTGGCAAATCACAACATCAG CCTATCAGagatgaagctgcaggagatTCTTTCCTGTCTGATGCTAGACGATACCTATAGGGGGCGGGGCAAATACTACAGCAAG ACTTCATCCAAAGCTCTGGAACAGGAGGTCCGTGAACGTGCCACCGTCCTCCAGACCGAGTTTGAGAACTTTGTTCACTCTGATGCTCAGTCTCTGCAGGCTGCAAAGAAAG CACTGCAGTCTTACCTGCGGGCCTACACCACCTACCCCGCTCACCTGAAGCACATCTTTCACATCCGCTTCCTGCACCTGGGACACGCTGCCAAGAGCTTCGGACTGAGAGACGCCCCAGGGGGGCTGAGCTCTGCCCTCGGCTCTAAGGGCCCCGGAACCAAAGGAAAGAACAAGAATGTGGCGAGGAAGCAGGGAAAGAGTCCGGTCCCAAACAGAGTCCAGAAGCAGATCACTGGAAAGAAAAG gtttttttctggTCAGAGGGAAGCAGGGATGCTGCGCTCAGAGTTTTCAAATGGGCTGGAGGGAGGAGACTCctcaaagaaaaggaagaagaagaggaaaaaggaggagtTAAGCGGGTCTCAAGAGGAGGAGTGA